In Thermanaerovibrio velox DSM 12556, the genomic stretch CGGGGCACAGGCTCTCAGGACCAGCCGGCGCGGCGGCGGCGGTGCTAGGGGTCCTTTCCCCCCCCTTCATATCGGTCCTGATCCTAGGCCCCTACTTCCTGTCCCACCTCTCAAACCCCATGCTTCAGGGGTTCGTGAAGGGGGTCCTCTGCGCCTCATCGGCGCTGGTGCTGAAGGCGGTGCTTCAGTCCGCCCGCCACAACCTGGGAGCCCCCAGGGCCGTTCCCATCGCGGGGCTGGTGGGTTTCCTCGGGATGTCCCTGGCGGGGGTGCCTCCCCTTTGGGGACTTGTCATATCCATAGGGGGGTGCCTGCTTTGGCAGATGCGGGCCTGTTAGGGGCTGCGGCGGGGTTTCTTAAGATCGGCATCATGGCCTTTGGGGGCGGTATATCCACGGTGCCGCTCATGAGACACGAGATGATAGCCCAGGGTCTCCTGGAACCCGGGCAGTTCCTAACCCTCCTTGGGCTGTCCCAGGTGACCCCGGGTCCCCTGGTGATAAACGGAGCCACCCTTTTGGGGTTCTACAAGGGAGGGTTTATCGGGGCGGCCCTGTGCACCATGAGCGCCATATCGGGTCCCCTGGCGCTTCTTTACGTCACAAAACGGACCTTCTCCGCCAACCCCAACCTGGCGGACCGGTTAGATAAGGCCATAAGGGGTCCCATAACGGGGCTCCTGATGATGGCCTTCGTGTACATGGCAAAGCCCTCCGTCACGGATCCCATGGGGGTTCTTCTTTTCCTCTGCTCCCTCGGAGCCGCAAGCATGGGCCCCCTTAAGAGGCTCTATCCCTTAGTAGTGCTGGCCGCGGGGCTCGCAGGGGCCTTCCTGTTCTCCCGTCCCCGGTAAGGGCGGCATTTAAACACGTAAAAAAGCGCCCCGGGAAGAACGGGGCGCCACGCCGCGAAGGGCTCAAAGGGTCTACTTCAGCTTCAGCACCGTTACAGCCCGGGGCTCCAGTATGCGGAAGGCAAAGGTCTCGGTGAAGAAGAGCCTCACCACGCTGGAGTCGTGGGACTCGTAGCCCAGGGACAGGTCCTGCCCAAGGGCGAGCTCCGTGTACCCCCCTGCCAGGGAGACCAGCAGGGCCCCGTCCAGGAGCGGGGCGTAGACCAGCTTCTCCACCAGACTCAACAGGTTCTTCCTCATGGGGTAAGGCTCGTAGAAGGAGTCGATGGCGGAGAAGAGCTTATCTCCCCCCACCAGGGCAAAGGGCCCTTTCACCAAGGTCTCCATGGACCTCACCGCCTTGGCTACCCCAGCTATCATGTCCTTGCTCTTGGACAGGTTCAGATCCATGGAGGCGGCGGCCCCCTTGAAGAGACCCTCTATGCAGCCATCCTCCAGGCCATGGTAGACCGCCCTCTCCTCGAAGGCGGCTATCTTCCTGGCCGCCTCCTCGAGGGGGGAAAGGTCCACGTCCTTGGCGCCCCGGACGATGTCGTCCAGGTCCCATATGTTCATCTCAAAGGACACCCGGGCCTCCACCATGGGCTGGAACTGCCGGATCCCGTACTGCACCGCCCCCTTCTGCTGACCCTCCGGGAGCACCAGCTTGCCCGTGCCGAAGCCATGGAAGTCCCACCCCATGGGACCCACCACGTCCACGAACCTCCTGGCGGACAGGTTGTCCTTCAACACCACCCGGGCCTGGTCATCCAAAACCCTCCAGGCCTCCTCGCTTATGGGCGCAAAGCTCCTCTTGAGAATATCCATCAAAACCCCTCCCTTCAAACGGTTTAAACCATTGAAATCCAAACGGGAAACCCCACCGGAACCTCAAATGCCCCGAGGTTACCGGGCATCGGCTACAGCTTGCCTATCCCCAGGGAACCCGACGTCTCTTTCGAGGGGGCCCCATCCCTGCCGGCGCCTCCGCTGGCCGCCTCTTCCACCTGGGTAACCGGCGCCTGGGTGAAGAGGTAGGTCCTCAAGGCCTCGTCCATGGCGGGGATCTTCCGGCGCAGCCACTCCACGCACATGGCGGCGTGCTCTATCTCCTCGTCCCGGTTGTGGATCAAGAGGGCCTTCAGCTCCTGATCCGCGGTTAGAGCAGCCCTCTGGTGGTAGTAGTCTATGGCCTCCACCTCTTCCCTGAGGCTCGCAAGGGCCCGGGAGATGTCCCGGTCCTCCGGACGAAGTTCGCCTGCGGGCTCAAAGTATCCCATATCTCATACCCCCCATCGGTTTTTGTGTTACGACGGCTAGATTGTACAGCAAAAAAGCCCCCCTGTGTCAAAGGCGAGGGGGGATCTTAAAATCATTTTGATTAACCTCGGAGCGGGTGGGCTAGAAAACCGGCGATGGAATAGCCTGAGCCTTGGAATGGTTCGGATCACGCCTTTGAGGCCTTGTGGAGGTACATGGCCTCGTCGGCCCGCTGCATCAGGGTTATGGAATCCCTGCCGTCCCGGGGGAAGATGGCGACCCCGAGGCTTGCGCCGATCGGTATGGACATGCCCTTTACCTCCACGGGCCTGTCGAACTGGGAGGCCACCTTGGCCACCACGGAGAAGGCGGACTCCTCGCAGGAGAGGCCCTTTATTATCATCACGAACTCGTCCCCCCCTATGCGGGATACCAGGTCGGAGGACCTCACGCAACGTTTTAGCCTCTTGGCCACCTCCTTGAGGGTCTCGTCCCCCATGAGGTGCCCAAGCCCATCGTTTATCTCCTTAAAACCGTCCAGGTCTATGAATATGAGGGCGAAGCCCTTGTCCTCCGCGGAGGACTCCATTATGGCGAGCTCTATCTCCTCGAAACAGGCGGCCCGGTTGGGCAGGTCCGTGAGGGGGTCCTTGAGGGCCATGGCCTTTATGGCCCGCTCCCGTTCCTTGGAGTCGGTTATGTCTATCACCTGCAGCAGGTAACCCCTTA encodes the following:
- a CDS encoding chromate transporter, which translates into the protein MPGPAPDHPRGVRPDGGPVSAAMGPAGLYWEFFKLSAVTFGGGLVLVAMARERLTSRGIISPEESMEMTNLASLVPGPVAINFAALAGHRLSGPAGAAAAVLGVLSPPFISVLILGPYFLSHLSNPMLQGFVKGVLCASSALVLKAVLQSARHNLGAPRAVPIAGLVGFLGMSLAGVPPLWGLVISIGGCLLWQMRAC
- a CDS encoding chromate transporter translates to MPALADAGLLGAAAGFLKIGIMAFGGGISTVPLMRHEMIAQGLLEPGQFLTLLGLSQVTPGPLVINGATLLGFYKGGFIGAALCTMSAISGPLALLYVTKRTFSANPNLADRLDKAIRGPITGLLMMAFVYMAKPSVTDPMGVLLFLCSLGAASMGPLKRLYPLVVLAAGLAGAFLFSRPR
- a CDS encoding family 1 encapsulin nanocompartment shell protein, coding for MDILKRSFAPISEEAWRVLDDQARVVLKDNLSARRFVDVVGPMGWDFHGFGTGKLVLPEGQQKGAVQYGIRQFQPMVEARVSFEMNIWDLDDIVRGAKDVDLSPLEEAARKIAAFEERAVYHGLEDGCIEGLFKGAAASMDLNLSKSKDMIAGVAKAVRSMETLVKGPFALVGGDKLFSAIDSFYEPYPMRKNLLSLVEKLVYAPLLDGALLVSLAGGYTELALGQDLSLGYESHDSSVVRLFFTETFAFRILEPRAVTVLKLK
- a CDS encoding encapsulin-associated ferritin-like protein, producing the protein MGYFEPAGELRPEDRDISRALASLREEVEAIDYYHQRAALTADQELKALLIHNRDEEIEHAAMCVEWLRRKIPAMDEALRTYLFTQAPVTQVEEAASGGAGRDGAPSKETSGSLGIGKL
- a CDS encoding sensor domain-containing diguanylate cyclase; the protein is MESVESFMCDFFTRQEVYRIFFKESLVGAVFCSPRGLVLDANTSICGMLGHFRHAVVGRPIGDFLQKGSRRHVIGPLRRLMGGKTRNERVDCRLVKACGSPMEARVFISKVEDRDGMIRGYLLQVIDITDSKERERAIKAMALKDPLTDLPNRAACFEEIELAIMESSAEDKGFALIFIDLDGFKEINDGLGHLMGDETLKEVAKRLKRCVRSSDLVSRIGGDEFVMIIKGLSCEESAFSVVAKVASQFDRPVEVKGMSIPIGASLGVAIFPRDGRDSITLMQRADEAMYLHKASKA